One segment of Primulina tabacum isolate GXHZ01 chromosome 6, ASM2559414v2, whole genome shotgun sequence DNA contains the following:
- the LOC142549763 gene encoding alpha/beta hydrolase domain-containing protein VTE7-like, whose amino-acid sequence MVGSLALGYPLYQCHPGKLLDFELSCRGGGDRGCGGDPNGEFPSFLPKEVHKIRDPFARTLAQRIQRLPVQVGFSESCIMSSCVTPMMRSTANPVVLLHCFDSSCLEWRSAYPLLEDAGLEVWAIDLLGWGFSDLECRPPCNVASKRYHLYQLWKSHIKRPMTLVGPSLGAAAAIDFAVNFPEAVDRLVLINANVYTKGTGVLTKLPKPLAYAMASLLKSVPIRWYAKLLVFEGISVSTIFDYTEVGRLHCLLPWWEDATVNFMLSGGYNVMGQIKRVKQKVLLISSEHDNIVDNKLAERLLNELPNATMREISNCGHMPHIEKPNVIAKLIIDFARGGSNGAIREVEMPISYFVDDNSCKTNR is encoded by the exons ATGGTGGGATCTTTGGCATTGGGATATCCGCTTTATCAATGCCATCCCGGAAAGCTGCTGGATTTCGAACTTTCTTGTCGCGGCGGGGGCGATCGCGGGTGTGGCGGCGATCCCAACGGAGAGTTTCCATCTTTTCTGCCGAAGGAAGTGCACAAGATCAGAGACCCTTTTGCGAGAACTTTGGCTCAGAGGATACAGAGGCTTCCTGTGCAG GTTGGATTTTCCGAGAGTTGCATAATGAGTAGTTGTGTGACCCCAATGATGCGAAGCACTGCCAATCCGGTGGTTCTTCTCCATTGCTTTGATAG CTCTTGTTTAGAATGGAGAAGTGCATATCCTTTGCTGGAGGATGCTGGGTTAGAGGTTTGGGCAATCGACCTTCTTGGATGGGGTTTCTCTGATTTAG AATGCCGCCCACCTTGTAATGTTGCATCGAAAAGATACCACCTTTACCAG CTATGGAAGTCTCACATCAAAAGACCAATGACTTTAGTTGGACCTAGCCTTGGTGCAGCTGCTGCAATAGATTTTGCTGTCAATTTTCCTGAAGCT GTCGATAGGCTCGTTTTGATTAATGCAAATGTTTATACCAAAGGGACTGGGGTTCTCACTAAATTACCCAAACCGTTGGCCTATGCTATG GCCTCTCTGCTGAAGAGTGTGCCAATACGGTGGTATGCAAAGCTACTGGTTTTCGAGGGTATATCAGTTTCTACGATATTTGACTATACAGAA GTGGGACGCCTTCACTGCCTCTTGCCGTGGTGGGAAGACGCTACCGTGAACTTTATGCTCAGTGGGGGATACAATGTCATGGGGCAAATCAAACGG GTAAAGCAAAAAGTTCTTCTCATCAGCAGCGAGCATGATAATATTGTGGACAACAAGCTTGCAGAG AGGCTGCTGAATGAACTGCCAAACGCTACAATGAGAGAAATATCGAATTGTGGGCATATGCCTCACATTGAGAAACCAAATGTGATCGCCAAACTGATTATCGATTTCGCTCGTGGAGGCTCGAATGGAGCTATTCGTGAGGTCGAGATGCCGATTTCTTACTTTGTGGATGACAACTCTTGTAAAACAAACAGATAG
- the LOC142549764 gene encoding ribosome biogenesis protein WDR12 homolog: protein MDIDGGGLETTRQVQVRFVTKLKPPYKAPPTSISIPANLARFGLSALLNNLLQAGNADWEAEPFDFLIDGELVRMSLEEFLLAKGISAEKILEIEYIKAIVPKREEEPSMHDDWVSSVDGSNDGYILTGCYDGFGRIWRTGGICTHVLDGHSGPVTSVCILKPKAKSVKDQIVATASKDKALRLWKFVVEDSFDQPKNVRAFKILRGHTAAVQSIAAEPSGEMVCSGSWDCTINLWNTNTFQIEGNMVSLKKRKKNAEDEELQSEGEALSTLVGHTQCVSSVIWPRRETIYSASWDHSIRRWDVETGKDNLSMSCGKVINCLDIGGESSTLIAAGGSDPIIRIWDPRRPGTLSPIFQFSSHNSWISSCKWHRKSCFHLVSASYDGKVMLWDLRTAWPLSVIDSHKDKVFCADWWKNDSVISGGADSKLCISSGISVQ from the exons ATGGATATCGATGGCGGAGGATTAGAGACAACGAGACAGGTGCAAGTCCGCTTCGTAACGAAGCTGAAGCCACCGTATAAAGCACCTCCAACTTCCATCTCCATTCCTGCAAACCTCGCTCGCTTTGGCCTGTCAGCTCTGTTGAACAATCTCCTTCAAGCTG GAAATGCGGACTGGGAAGCAGAGCCATTTGATTTTCTCATTGATGGGGAGTTGGTTCGGATGTCCCTGGAAGAGTTTCTCCTTGCCAAAGGAATTTCAGCC gaaaaaattcttgaaattgAATACATTAAAGCTATTGTTCCAAAAAGAGAGGAAGAACCTTCTATGCATGATGATTGGGTTAGTTCAGTTGATGGTTCCAACGATGG GTACATTTTGACAGGATGCTATGATGGTTTTGGAAG GATATGGAGAACTGGTGGAATTTGTACACATGTACTGGATGGGCATTCTGGTCCGGTTACTTCAGTTTGTATTTTGAAACCAAAAG CCAAGAGCGTCAAAGATCAAATTGTTGCCACAGCTTCTAAAGACAAGGCCTTAAGGTTGTGGAAG TTTGTTGTGGAGGATTCCTTTGATCAACCAAAGAATGTTCGAGCATTTAAAATATTGCGTGGTCATACTGCTGCTGTTCAGAGCATTGCAGCCGAGCCTTCTGGTGAAATG GTGTGTTCAGGTTCTTGGGATTGTACAATTAACTTGTGGAACACAAATACTTTTCAAATTGAAGGTAATATGGTTTCATTGAAGAAGAGGAAAAAGAATGCGGAAGATGAGGAACTTCAATCTGAG GGAGAGGCTTTATCAACACTTGTGGGGCACACACAATGTGTGTCTTCGGTGATCTGGCCACGACGTGAAACAATTTATTCAGCATCTTGGGATCATTCTATTAGAAGATGGGATGTTGAGACAGGCAAAGACAATTTAAGCATG TCCTGTGGGAAGGTTATCAACTGTCTTGATATTGGAGGTGAAAGTTCTACCCTCATTGCAGCTGGAGGTTCTGACCCTATTATTAGAATATGGGATCCTCGAAGGCCAG GAACTTTGTCACCTATCTTCCAATTCTCATCACATAATTCTTGGATATCGTCATGCAAGTGGCACAGGAAATCATGTTTTCACTTGGTATCCGCATCATATGATGGAAAAGTGATGCTCTGGGATCTTAGGACTGCG TGGCCATTGTCTGTGATCGATTCTCACAAGGACAAG GTGTTCTGTGCTGACTGGTGGAAAAATGATTCTGTAATAAGTGGTGGCGCTGACTCAAAACTTTGCATATCTTCTGGAATATCAGTGCAATGA